The following proteins are co-located in the Myxocyprinus asiaticus isolate MX2 ecotype Aquarium Trade chromosome 18, UBuf_Myxa_2, whole genome shotgun sequence genome:
- the LOC127456117 gene encoding N-acetyllactosaminide beta-1,3-N-acetylglucosaminyltransferase 2-like → MRIKYTKFFLVALASSLCLVIFYSKLKDMTHSQRDLTEMSSVKTATPQKSTTVRKIYKSVTPNKLPPLTISEDFRKDIPKNGAFWNRKLHSLLRHFDIAENQTHKDPRSRFRCRPESFELLQTNIQDVQSYPLLYRDFLKGMECRDPPILIDQHSKCVLEKEKDRIFLLFAIKSTPKHFERRQAIRETWGREGSYDNGVQVRTVFLLGRSSVDDPSLDKLVSLEAQQFQDLLVWDFQDSFLNLTLKEHVFFKWMLDRCPSVSFIFKGDDDVFANTQSILNHLQSLDPTQASSLYTGQIIAEASPLRDPKIKYYVPQSFYEGPYPPYAGGGGFLFSGNLIPSLYHVSFYIPFFPIDDVYTGMCFKALGISSAIHSGFKTFDIREQDRENACVHQDLLLVHKRNPQQTMRLWRNMHSSMLTC, encoded by the coding sequence ATGAGAATAAAGTATACAAAGTTCTTCCTTGTAGCGTTAGCTAGCAGCCTTTGCCTTGTCATATTCTATTCCAAGCTAAAGGATATGACACACTCTCAAAGAGACTTGACTGAAATGTCATCAGTGAAAACAGCCACCCCTCAAAAATCCACCACTGTCAGAAAGATATACAAAAGTGTGACACCAAATAAACTTCCACCACTCACTATTTCTGAGGACTTCAGAAAGGACATTCCAAAAAATGGTGCTTTCTGGAACAGAAAACTTCATTCTCTTCTCAGGCATTTCGACATCGCTGAAAATCAAACCCACAAGGACCCGCGCAGCAGGTTTCGCTGTCGGCCTGAGAGTTTCGAGTTACTGCAAACAAACATTCAGGATGTTCAGTCATACCCCCTACTCTACAGGGACTTCCTTAAAGGCATGGAATGTCGAGATCCACCAATTCTTATCGATCAGCATAGCAAGTGTGTGTTGGAGAAGGAAAAGGATCGAATTTTCCTTCTCTTTGCAATTAAATCCACCCCGAAGCACTTTGAGAGGCGTCAAGCCATTCGAGAGACCTGGGGAAGAGAAGGGTCATATGATAATGGGGTGCAGGTGCGAACGGTCTTTCTGTTGGGTCGATCATCTGTGGATGATCCCAGTCTTGACAAACTGGTTTCGTTGGAGGCTCAGCAGTTTCAAGACCTTCTTGTTTGGGATTTTCAGGACTCCTTTTTGAACCTGACTCTCAAGGAGCACGTGTTCTTCAAATGGATGCTTGATCGCTGTCCttctgtttctttcatttttaaggGCGATGATGATGTTTTTGCCAACACTCAATCAATACTGAATCATCTACAGTCTCTAGACCCCACACAGGCCTCATCTTTGTACACTGGGCAAATCATTGCGGAAGCCAGCCCCTTACGAGACCCTAAAATCAAATATTATGTTCCTCAATCGTTCTATGAAGGTCCTTACCCTCCTTATGCTGGTGGTGGTGGATTTCTCTTTTCTGGCAACTTAATCCCATCTCTTTACCATGTTTCCTTCTACATACCCTTCTTCCCTATTGATGATGTCTACACAGGGATGTGCTTCAAAGCACTTGGAATCAGTTCAGCGATACACAGTGGTTTCAAGACATTTGACATTCGGGAACAGGATCGGGAGAATGCATGTGTACACCAAGACTTGCTCCTGGTGCACAAACGCAACCCTCAGCAGACCATGAGACTGTGGAGGAATATGCACAGCTCCATGCTAACCTGCTGA